From the Bombus pascuorum chromosome 7, iyBomPasc1.1, whole genome shotgun sequence genome, one window contains:
- the LOC132909264 gene encoding methyltransferase-like protein 22: protein MTLYTVTSEIFTENENSYIKCKNDNVISSFIFKYPSYMIKPKCLNDLTRDNDDDIDIDRQQEGKLLIEHHTSTELQYVGLQVWRGALLLADYILSNPDLFKDKVVLELGAGVGLTSIVASFLAKKVICTDIDVKGLLKLIHRNFMRNKAYIKSKVDIKGLDFLNLKWPTFYKKRIDEPAIILAADVIYDEIVTKGFVQTLTELLNSNVQKVVYITLEKRYVFTTANMETTAPMYEEFLDLIKVKQFNWHVEYIKIDFPQYFKYKRLEQMVLIKIKNKLSK, encoded by the exons aTGACATTGTATACAGTAACatcagaaatatttacagaaaatgaaaattcttatataaaatgtaaaaatgaca ATGTAATATCCAGCTTTATTTTTAAGTATCCATCTTATATGATTAAACCAAAATGTCTTAATGACTTAACTCGtgataatgatgatgatatagatatagataggcaacaagaaggaaaattattaatag aacaCCATACATCTACAGAATTACAATATGTTGGATTGCAAGTATGGCGAGGTGCATTATTACTAGctgattatattttatccaaTCCTGATTTGTTCAAGGATAAGGTAGTACTAGAGTTAGGTGCTGGAGTTGGCTTAACTAGCATAGTAGCTAGTTTCCTAGCaaaaaaagtaatttgtaCAG ATATTGATGTAAAAggattattgaaattaatacataGAAACTTTATGAGAAATAAAGCTTATATTAAGTCTAAAGTTGACATTAAAGGATTAGATTTCTTGAATTTAAAATGGCctacattttacaaaaaaagaatagatGAACCAGCTATTATTCTAGCTGCTGATG TAATTTATGATGAAATTGTAACAAAAGGATTTGTTCAAACATTAACAgaacttttaaattcaaatgtacagaaagttgtttatatTACTTTGGAGAAAAGATATGTTTTTACTACAGCCAATATGGAAACTACTGCTCCAATGTATGAAGAATTCTTAGATCTTATTAAAGTAAAGCAATTTAATTGGCAtgttgaatatattaaaatagattttccacaatatttcaaatataaaagattagAACAGATGGttctcataaaaataaaaaacaagttaagtaaataa
- the LOC132909239 gene encoding dynein axonemal intermediate chain 2 isoform X1, with amino-acid sequence MKNINMQYTYTKKRLQFGKQCNFTNYDKVETDIKPHAESMTHYIQIDPVTQGTQCSKIYSVHEVNTNTATFRDSGIYHSEGGWPKDLNAKDVEQTVRYKRKIEKDELYIHTMLQLLPPMEQCILQNNVCNIYEQYFSYMEPVSLIQRVYSRTVNVYRDILPIKRQITHLSWSPDQGNRFAASYCNTDFKNAINDNPQSYIWDVENPNTPCVILKPFCPILTLEYNPKDSNILISGLMTGQVACWDIRKGSEPIETSLVEFSHRDLCNEVLWINSKTSTEFFSASKDGQIMWWDIRKLQMPTETLVIDLCKPDDQNIDKATGISALQFEPSMGTRFMCGLENGIVISGNRKGKTSSEKIATRFKAQYGPIISLERNPTFVKNFLTVGDWTTRIWSEDCKESCIAWTPGHRDFLMGGAWSITRFSVFFLIKMDGTLDVWDLLIQQDSPVLSVKVCDEVLTYIKPHEQGQLATIANKKGTTFLLEFSEALTANQKNDKFLFTALLDRETRREKVKEAKNREQRLKMKSFRNINTETECTTGSTKNDEEDLKCSNSNTNDAVLIHCEEDYDNAIKAELLKEEGTNNEIS; translated from the exons ATGAAAAACATCAATATGCAATATACTTATACAAAAAAGAGATTACAATTTGGAAAACAATGTAACTTCACAAATTATGATAAAGTAGAAACTGATATTAAACCACATGCAGAATCTATGACTCACTATATCCAAATAGATCCTGTAACTCAAGGAACTCAATGTAGCAAGATATATTCTGTTCATGAG gTAAATACAAATACTGCAACATTCCGAGATAGTGGTATATATCATTCTGAAGGTGGTTGGCCAAAAGATTTAAATGCGAAAGATGTAGAACAGACAGTGAGATATAAAcgcaaaatagaaaaagatgaaCTGTATATTCATACAATGCTTCAATTGTTGcct CCAATGGAACAGTGTATTTTACAGAAtaatgtttgtaatatttatgaacaatACTTCAGTTATATGGAACCAGTTTCTTTAATACAACGAGTATATTCACGTACAGTAAATGTATATCGTGATATTTTACCAATAAAAAGACAAATAACACATCTTTCTTGGTCACCGGATCAAGGAAATCGTTTTGCAGCTAGTTACTGCAATACTGACTTTAAAAACGCAATAAATGATAATCCTCAGTCATATATTTGGGATGTAG aaaatccaAATACGCCTTGTGTAATCTTAAAACCATTTTGTCCAATTTTAACATTGGAATATAATCCTAAAGATAGTAATATACTGATTAGTGGCTTAATGACTGGTCAAGTGGCTTGTTGGGATATTAGAAAAGGATCAGAACCAATTGAAACAAGTTTAGTGGAATTTAGCCACAGAGATTTATGTAACGAGGTGTTATGGATAAATTCTAAAACTAGTACAGAATTTTTCAGTGCTTCTAAAGATGGACAA aTAATGTGGTGGGATAtcagaaaattacaaatgcCTACAGAAACATTGGTAATAGATTTATGTAAACCTGATGATCAAAATATTGATAAGGCAACTGGGATTTCAGCATTACAATTTGAACCATCTATGGGTACACGTTTTATGTGTGGTCTTGAAAATG GTATAGTAATATCAGGAAATCGCAAAGGGAAAACTTCAAGTGAAAAGATTGCAACGAGATTCAAGGCACAATATGGACCTATAATAAGTTTAGAAAGAAACCCaacatttgttaaaaattttttaacagttGGTGACTGGACGACAAGAATATGGTCTGAGGATTGTAAAGAATCTTGCATTGCATGGACACc tgGTCATAGAGATTTTTTAATGGGTGGAGCATGGAGCATAACAcgattttctgtattttttttaataaaaatggatGGAACTCTGGATGTATGGGATTTGTTGATTCAACAAGATTCTCCAGTTCTTAGCGTGAAA GTTTGTGATGAAGTGCtaacatatataaaaccaCATGAACAAGGACAATTAGCAACAATTGCTAATAAGAAAGGAACAACATTTTTACTTGAATTTTCAGAAGCATTAACAGCTAAtcaaaaaaatgataaatttttatttacagca CTTCTTGATAGAGAAACACGCAGAGAAAAGGTAAAGGAAGCTAAAAATAGAGAACAgagattgaaaatgaaatccTTTCGAAATATCAATACTGAAACTGAATGCACTACAGGAAGCACAAAAAATGATGAAGAAGATCTAAAATGTTCTAATTCTAATACTAATGATGCAGTACTAATACATTGTGAAGAAGACTATGATAATGCTATAAAGGCA gAATTACTAAAAGAAGAGGGaacaaataatgaaatatcataa
- the LOC132909239 gene encoding dynein axonemal intermediate chain 2 isoform X2, which yields MKNINMQYTYTKKRLQFGKQCNFTNYDKVETDIKPHAESMTHYIQIDPVTQGTQCSKIYSVHEVNTNTATFRDSGIYHSEGGWPKDLNAKDVEQTVRYKRKIEKDELYIHTMLQLLPPMEQCILQNNVCNIYEQYFSYMEPVSLIQRVYSRTVNVYRDILPIKRQITHLSWSPDQGNRFAASYCNTDFKNAINDNPQSYIWDVENPNTPCVILKPFCPILTLEYNPKDSNILISGLMTGQVACWDIRKGSEPIETSLVEFSHRDLCNEVLWINSKTSTEFFSASKDGQIMWWDIRKLQMPTETLVIDLCKPDDQNIDKATGISALQFEPSMGTRFMCGLENGIVISGNRKGKTSSEKIATRFKAQYGPIISLERNPTFVKNFLTVGDWTTRICGHRDFLMGGAWSITRFSVFFLIKMDGTLDVWDLLIQQDSPVLSVKVCDEVLTYIKPHEQGQLATIANKKGTTFLLEFSEALTANQKNDKFLFTALLDRETRREKVKEAKNREQRLKMKSFRNINTETECTTGSTKNDEEDLKCSNSNTNDAVLIHCEEDYDNAIKAELLKEEGTNNEIS from the exons ATGAAAAACATCAATATGCAATATACTTATACAAAAAAGAGATTACAATTTGGAAAACAATGTAACTTCACAAATTATGATAAAGTAGAAACTGATATTAAACCACATGCAGAATCTATGACTCACTATATCCAAATAGATCCTGTAACTCAAGGAACTCAATGTAGCAAGATATATTCTGTTCATGAG gTAAATACAAATACTGCAACATTCCGAGATAGTGGTATATATCATTCTGAAGGTGGTTGGCCAAAAGATTTAAATGCGAAAGATGTAGAACAGACAGTGAGATATAAAcgcaaaatagaaaaagatgaaCTGTATATTCATACAATGCTTCAATTGTTGcct CCAATGGAACAGTGTATTTTACAGAAtaatgtttgtaatatttatgaacaatACTTCAGTTATATGGAACCAGTTTCTTTAATACAACGAGTATATTCACGTACAGTAAATGTATATCGTGATATTTTACCAATAAAAAGACAAATAACACATCTTTCTTGGTCACCGGATCAAGGAAATCGTTTTGCAGCTAGTTACTGCAATACTGACTTTAAAAACGCAATAAATGATAATCCTCAGTCATATATTTGGGATGTAG aaaatccaAATACGCCTTGTGTAATCTTAAAACCATTTTGTCCAATTTTAACATTGGAATATAATCCTAAAGATAGTAATATACTGATTAGTGGCTTAATGACTGGTCAAGTGGCTTGTTGGGATATTAGAAAAGGATCAGAACCAATTGAAACAAGTTTAGTGGAATTTAGCCACAGAGATTTATGTAACGAGGTGTTATGGATAAATTCTAAAACTAGTACAGAATTTTTCAGTGCTTCTAAAGATGGACAA aTAATGTGGTGGGATAtcagaaaattacaaatgcCTACAGAAACATTGGTAATAGATTTATGTAAACCTGATGATCAAAATATTGATAAGGCAACTGGGATTTCAGCATTACAATTTGAACCATCTATGGGTACACGTTTTATGTGTGGTCTTGAAAATG GTATAGTAATATCAGGAAATCGCAAAGGGAAAACTTCAAGTGAAAAGATTGCAACGAGATTCAAGGCACAATATGGACCTATAATAAGTTTAGAAAGAAACCCaacatttgttaaaaattttttaacagttGGTGACTGGACGACAAGAATATG tgGTCATAGAGATTTTTTAATGGGTGGAGCATGGAGCATAACAcgattttctgtattttttttaataaaaatggatGGAACTCTGGATGTATGGGATTTGTTGATTCAACAAGATTCTCCAGTTCTTAGCGTGAAA GTTTGTGATGAAGTGCtaacatatataaaaccaCATGAACAAGGACAATTAGCAACAATTGCTAATAAGAAAGGAACAACATTTTTACTTGAATTTTCAGAAGCATTAACAGCTAAtcaaaaaaatgataaatttttatttacagca CTTCTTGATAGAGAAACACGCAGAGAAAAGGTAAAGGAAGCTAAAAATAGAGAACAgagattgaaaatgaaatccTTTCGAAATATCAATACTGAAACTGAATGCACTACAGGAAGCACAAAAAATGATGAAGAAGATCTAAAATGTTCTAATTCTAATACTAATGATGCAGTACTAATACATTGTGAAGAAGACTATGATAATGCTATAAAGGCA gAATTACTAAAAGAAGAGGGaacaaataatgaaatatcataa
- the LOC132909247 gene encoding protein disulfide-isomerase, translating into MKFFALIFAVTCYLTFTLAKIETEDSVLVLTKNNIAEAIGQNDYVLVEFYAPWCGHCKALAPEYAKAAKKLEEGGFSVKLAKVDATVETELAEKHGVRAYPTLKFYRKGSAIDYSGGRQADDIINWVIKKTGPAAKDLPTVEEAKSFIEARNVAIVGFFKDIESDGAEVFLEVANAVDDHVFGISNNEEVFREYEVEDGKVVLFKKFDEGRSEFNDELDVKKLQNFISVHALPLVVDFNQDTAQKIFSGDIKSHLLVFLSEEAGHFEEYVEKIKEPAKKFRKEVLFVTINADKTDHERILEFFGMKKNEVPAMRIIQLEQNMAKYKPENPELSSENVLEFVTAFVEGKLKKHLLTQDLPEDWNKKPVKVLVGTNFHEVAFDKTKNVLVEFYAPWCGHCQQLAPIYEALAEKYKDSEDLVIAKMDATENELEDIRIVNYPTITLYKKETNEAVSYKGERTLQGFSKFIDSDGTYGQAPEEAQEEDEDDDVPRKDEL; encoded by the exons ATGAAGTTCTTTGCATTAATATTTGCAGTGACTTGTTACCTTACTTTTACTCTTGCGAAAATTGAAACTGAAGACTCGGTTTTGGTacttacaaaaaataatatcgcaGAAGCTATCGGACAAAATGATTACGTGCTTGTTGAATTTT atgCACCATGGTGTGGACATTGTAAGGCTTTAGCACCTGAATATGCTAAAGCAGCCAAAAAGTTAGAGGAGGGTGGTTTCTCTGTAAAATTAGCTAAAGTTGATGCAACTGTTGAAACAGAGTTAGCAGAGAAGCATGGAGTTCGCGCATATCCTACCCttaaattttatcgtaaaGGTTCAGCTATTGATTACAGTGGTGGTCGTCAAGCAGATGATATTATTAACTGGGTAATAAAAAAGACTGGTCCAGCTGCTAAAGATTTGCCAACAGTCGAAGAAGCTAAATCATTTATCGAGGCACGAAATGTTGCCATTGTTGGATTCTTTAag GATATAGAATCAGATGGTGCAGAAGTATTTTTAGAAGTTGCTAATGCTGTTGATGATCATGTATTTGGTATAAGTAATAATGAAGAAGTTTTCCGTGAATATGAAGTAGAAGATGGTAAAGTTGTTTTGTTTAAGAAg tTCGATGAAGGCAGGAGTGAATTTAATGATGAACttgatgttaaaaaattacaaaactttATCTCTGTACATGCATTGCCTTTAGTTGTTGATTTTAATCAAGATACTGCACAAAAGATATTTAGTGGTGATATTAAAAGCCATCTGCTTGTCTTCCTTAGTGAAGAAGCTGGTCATTTTGAAGAATATGTAGAAAAGATTAAGGAACCAGCAAAGAAATTCCGTAAAGAG GTTTTGTTTGTAACAATAAATGCTGATAAAACTGATCATGAACGCATTTTAGAATTCTTTGGtatgaagaaaaatgaagtaCCTGCTATGCGTATTATACAACTTGAACAGAATATGGCTAAGTACAAGCCAGAAAACCCAGAATTATCTAGTGAAAATGTTTTGGAATTTGTAACTGCATTTGTTGAAggcaaattgaaaaaacattTGTTAACACAAGATTTACCTGAAGACTGGAATAAGAAACCTGTAAAAGTTCTTGTTGGTACTAACTTCCATGAAGTTGCTTTTGATAAAACGAAGAACGTTTTAGTTGAATTTTATGCTCCATGGTGTGGACACTGCCAACAATTAGCTCCTATATATGAAGCA CttgcagaaaaatataaagacaGTGAAGATTTAGTTATAGCAAAAATGGATGCTACTGAAAATGAATTAGAAGATATAAGAATTGTTAATTACCCTACGATTACTCTctacaaaaaagaaacaaatgaa gCTGTATCATACAAAGGTGAAAGAACACTTCAAGGATTTTCTAAGTTCATTGATTCTGATGGTACTTATGGTCAAGCCCCAGAAGAA GCtcaagaagaagatgaagatgaTGATGTGCCAAGAAAagatgaattataa
- the LOC132909246 gene encoding uncharacterized protein LOC132909246: MEDSFNFSKLTKFLHQTLVFTEEVKNILKSNCDEAMYCLKPWYTEIHPQQEVNKNVCTCVKSKDEVQEIAADISRTLIQTQQLREKLSSNITGREAKYYAYECFQETVGNKKKKVKSLNISNKDIYSRQDLPGIKLNVEKASIDKGVQNEVTQRDVHMTPEKTKNANKSIWHSMKSSESKNFLAINKKNIKNIRNVKDINRKMKNDVKSNTSITESKCIKFGQRNSAASTSELKCLIQKMSIKSDNCTLPNEYRMKCPLHEDTISQRTCGQNLTLRTIVDSLNTIDIPEEIIKSLRVYHTYLNTECTERLFNEKQQKVLHTFLLEFNKMDEIAQKQLAHKSYIVTTVLKFISLFQTLFSKNIGIDVEDIRSLYTKLRSAWKIYEMNEFKNKQILRNDICKTLHTISNITECMSNGLWNLFYNQNLEGMSKICCMRYTNKNQLLFFFDVMQQIQHIQYYDDLMKIIAEDVLPNMNILLDCTQLEYVKIYKMISILYQGLNSKIPILVRTDK, from the exons ATGGAAGActcgtttaatttttcgaaactGACTAAATTTTTACATCAAACCTTAGTATTTACAGAAGaagtaaagaatatattaaaatcaaattgtGATGAAGCAATGTATTGTTTAAAACCATGGTACACGGAAATACATCCTCAACAGgaagttaataaaaatgtttgtacTTGTGTCAAA tCCAAAGATGAGGTTCAAGAAATTGCTGCAGATATTAGTAGAACATTGATACAAACACAACAATTGCGAGAAAAATTATCTTCTAATATCACGGGAAGAGAAGCAAAATATTACGCTTATGAATGTTTCCAAGAAActg taggaaataaaaaaaaaaaggtaaaaagtttaaatataagcaataaagatatatattcgAGACAAGACCTTCCtggtataaaattaaatgttgaAAAGGCAAGTATTGATAAGGGAGTACAAAATGAAGTAACACAAAGAGATGTACATATGACACCtgaaaaaacgaagaatgCTAATAAATCAATATGGCACTCAATGAAATCGTCAGAAAGCAAGAATTTCcttgcaataaataaaaagaatattaaaaatataaggaACGTTAAAGACATTAAtcgcaaaatgaaaaatgatgtTAAATCTAATACTTCCATAACAGAG tcaaaatgtattaaatttggTCAAAGAAATTCTGCAGCATCAACTAGTGAACTGAAATGTCTAATACAGAAGATGTCAATTAAATCTGATAATTGTACACTTCCTAATGAATATAGAATGAAGTGTCCATTACACGAAGATACAATTTCACAACGTACTTGTGGACAAAATTTAACACTTAGGACTATTGTAGATAGTTTAAATACAATTGATATCCccgaagaaataattaagtCACTGAGAGTTTATCATACATATTTGAATACAGAATGTACAGAAAGATTATTCAAtgaaaaacaacaaaaagtgttacatacatttttgctagaatttaataaaatg gatgaaattgcacaaaaacAATTAGCACACAAGAGTTATATAGTAACTACAGtccttaaatttatttctttatttcaaactCTTTTCTCTAAAAACATAGGGATTgatgtagaagatattagatCACTGTACACAAAATTGAGATCTGcatggaaaatttatgaaatgaacgaatttaaaaataaacaaattttgagAAATGATATATGCAAAACACTACATACTATTTCTAATATAACAGAATGCATGTCAAATGGACTTTGGAATCTTTTTTATAATCAAAATCTTGAAG GGATGTCCAAAATATGTTGTATGCGTTACACAAATAAAAATcagttattatttttctttgatgtAATGCAACAAATACAACATATACAATACTATGATGATTTAATGAAGATTATTGCAGAAGATGTGCTTCCTAACATGAACATCTTACTTGATTGTACACAATtagaatatgtaaaaatatataaaatgatttctATTCTTTACCAAGgtttaaattcgaaaattccTATTTTAGTAAGAACtgataaataa
- the LOC132909236 gene encoding polycomb protein suz12-B, translating into MPPKKREKEVDGQKGPRMDQIQADHELFLQAFEKPTQIYRFLRTRNQISPIFLYRNLTYMRQRMSRSHKSRRGFKIDTILEKLMSKNNQGENPGVRGYMTLTFLGFYDKKVETPQDPVKVETLLLKICHKKRKDVSSPIMQVSVGTSEVPINPCENQPPPKAPTISIPNESFSLNNGHVAKTYMLLLRVYCTSNTGCLMHNCDLDEPAQKRRKSSTGSIKTGGEEIKLYGSELIVYDKHNRCLLTDGDYELGLQEVQTNIRSSPKKHSSWESVPDIKECGPFEVFSKGPTLKFRLNWTTEPSNGLVDRPTPIHSVPNGDNKENRSGNTGLERSSTNNNNNSTNNNNNNNSNNNNNNNPTLPTPSPLNSSRMTTSEKTDTIMGTQQIVYQFLYNNNSRQQTEACEDLHCPWCSLDCGKLYSLLKHLKLCHSRFTFTYVPIPQGARIDVAINECYDGSYAGSPHELITQPSSIAFSRTGPTRRTSVTNILVCRPKRTKPSLSEFLELDENEYESQRPYITGHNRLYHHTVTCLPIYPKEMDIDSEGENDPKWLQTKTMMMIDDFTDVNEGEKELMKMWNLHVMKYGYVGDCQIPLACQMFLETKGKELLMKNLYRNFVLHMCSLFDFGLISPVVLYQTIQKLQEIMKEGGEDSDIRKVLQKSHEAQVEKWLSSGCHASLDANKQNSTSTKINFNSDGSNSNARRKTSLPLSSPNSQSVKTTASIHNNVSKYANMMTTSSNKTVNGSSY; encoded by the exons AACCAACCCAGATCTATCGATTTCTACGTACAAGAAACCAAATTTCA ccaatatttctatatagaAACTTAACTTACATGAGGCAACGTATGTCCAGAAGCCATAAATCACGTCGGGGGTTTAAAATTGACACgatattggaaaaattaatgtCAAAAAATAATCAAGGAGAAAACCCAGGTGTTCGTGGATACATGACTCTTACTTTTCTAggtttttatgataaaaaag TTGAAACGCCTCAAGATCCTGTAAAAGTAGAAacattattattgaaaatatgccacaaaaaaagaaaagatgtgAGTTCACCAATTATGCAG gtTTCTGTTGGCACAAGTGAAGTTCCAATCAATCCTTGTGAAAATCAACCTCCTCCAAAGGCACCTACCATATCTATACCTAATGAATCTTTCAGTTTAAATAATGGTCATGTAGCAAAAACTTATATGCTTTTACTTAGAGTATATTGTACGTCCAATACTGGCTGCCTTATGCATAACTGTGATTTAGATG AACCAGCTCAAAAGCGTCGCAAATCTTCTACGGGTTCAATTAAAACTGGAGGAGaagaaataaagttatatggttcTGAACTCATAGTGTATGATAAACACAACCGATGTTTGTTGACTGATGGCGATTATGAACTAGGCTTACAAGAAGTACAAACCAATATTCGATCTAGCCCAAAGAAGCACAGCTCTTGGGAGTCTGTACCTGACATCAAGGAATGTGGTCCTTTTGAGGTATTCAGCAAAGGACCAACATTAAAGTTTAGGCTTAATTGGACGACTGAACCAAGTAACGGTTTAGTTGATAGACCAACTCCAATTCATTCAGTACCAAATGgtgataataaagaaaatcgcTCAGGAAATA ctGGTCTAGAACGTTCTTccactaataataataataatagtaccaataataacaacaataataatagtaataacaacaataacaataatccAACACTGCCAACACCTAGTCCTCTAAATTCTTCAAGAATGACAACTAGTGAGAAAACTGACACTATCATGGGTACACAGCAAATAGTTTATCAGTTcctttataataataatagtcgCCAACAAACAGAAGCTTGTGAAGATTTACATTGCCCTTGGTGCTCTTTAGACTGTGGAAAACTTTATTCTCTTTTAAAGCACTTAAAATTATGTCATTCGCGATTTACATTTACGTATGTG ccAATTCCACAAGGTGCTCGCATAGATGTAGCAATAAACGAATGTTATGATGGCTCATATGCTGGTAGCCCTCATGAATTAATTACACAGCCATCTAGCATAGCATTTTCAAGAACAGGACCGACGAGACGTACAAgtgtaacaaatattttagtatgTCGCCCAAAAAGAACTAAGCCAAGTCTTTCTGAATTTTTAGAGCTTGATGAAAATGAATATGAAAGCCAAAGACCTTATATTACAGGACATAATAG GTTGTATCACCATACTGTTACGTGCTTACCCATATATCCAAAAGAAATGGATATTGATTCTGAAGGAGAAAATGATCCAAAATGgttacaaacaaaaacaatgatGATGATTGATGACTTTACAGATGTGAatgaaggagaaaaagaacttATGAAAATGTGGAATTTACATGTCATGAAATATGGCTATGTAGGAGATTGCCAAATACCACTGGCTTGCCAAATGTTTCTAGAAACTAAAGGAAAGGAATTGCtcatgaaaaatttatatcgtaattttgttttacataTGTGTAGTTTGTTTGATTTTGGTCTAATTAGTCCTGTAGTTTTATATCAAACTATtcaaaaattacaagaaattaTGAAAGAAGGAGGCGAGGATAGCGATATTCGAAAAGTTTTACAAAAGTCCCATGAAGCTCAAGTTGAAAAATGGCTTAGTTCAGGTTGTCATGCATCTTTAGATgctaataaacaaaatagtacaagtactaaaataaattttaatagcgATGGATCAAATTCTAATGCAAGACGGAAAACTTCTTTACCACTTAGTTCACCAAATTCACAATCTGTAAAAACGACAGCATCCATCCACAATAATGTTAGCAAATATGCTAATATGATGACTACATCGTCAAACAAGACTGTAAATGGAAGTAGTTATTAA